The nucleotide sequence gctaatgacgatgacatgcacctagggtagggtcttaggcctgacctagacaccctacccaaggacactgccctagagtcaaagacattcaaagtcCAACAGAGGGTACCAACTGAAATCACCttgaagtgcaatccactcgacagaagATTCCACTcagataccccaattccactcgaccactATAGAGCCACTCGACCATATGAAGAATCACCCGGAGTACAAAAGATCTAAAGccaccccaggatggcaacggtcatgCATTCACTCTGTAACCATAAAGATCATTaatagctggcgttaccagtaatgcctctGTCTTAACTCACATTGAAACATGTGTAATTGAGGGTTgcgagggtcctggcgcactctatataagccaccccactCCTCAAGCACAAGGGTTAGCACCCCTGTAACTtccacgcataatccagtcgacaagcctccgggcacagagacgtagggatgttacctcctccgagaggggcctgaactcgtaaacttgtgtgtacaacctcaccgtagctaggaccttgcctcctcctacgtaccccttattcttactgtcagacttactcccacgacacTCACCGCCACCATGCTTCATCAATTCCTAGACATGTGGCGACGAGTGGACGAGGCCCACGTTCAAACCGATAGGCATGACTTAATTCGATGGGCGTGGAGAAGGATGGCATGTTCCCCGCTATATCCGTTTACGCGACCAAATTCTCAGGGCTCGAGGTCATGCCTACAACGGCATTCACCTGGAAGTCGAGAGCCCATATGTAGTGCAATTTCTTTGCATGGCTGGCTATTAAGAACAGATGTTGGACCTCGAACAGACTAGCACAGAGGGGGCTTCCTCATCAGAGCACGCGCCCACTGTGTGACCAGCACGACGAGGCCATGACCCACATCATGATTGGATGTGTATTTCCAAGGAAGATTTGGGGAAGGGTCTGCACTGCGATGGGGCAGCCGGGCAGAGCACCCATACCAGATGAGACGTTACCCGAGTGGTGCATCAGGCAAGAAGAAACCGGACAACGCCGGAAGATGGTAAGGGCGGTTTTGCATCCTTGTCCTGTGGGAACTTTGGACGCGTCGCAACGCCGTGGTCTTCGACGGAGCGACACCATCTACACAACAAGTGCTGCAGCGCATCAGTGGCGAGGCCCGAGCGTGGAAGCAGGCAGGACTTCTATGAGGGTAAGTTGAGGAGTTCTTTGCTAGTCTGGCACCATGGGATAGTGGTGAGTAGTCGACCATAGTTAGCTAGATCAGTGGAGTGGTCTTTGTGCCACATGTAAATAACCTTGTAACATCAAACATGGATGGAGTCTTTCCTTTCCTCTTTAATTTATGGTACGCACATTCATGCGTATTCCAGAGAAAAAGGTCACTGCCTTCTAAAAGCTATTTAATCTCCAATAACAAATGTTCGTATACCGACCGATCCATGAAGGAGATAGCGAGGTCATTGATGGTAGCCGTACAGTCCGATTGAACGACTTGTCTACCATAGGGCTAGTGCAATTGAAAAGCTATTCGATGCACGACGCTCATTGGTATGCATATCTAGACCGTTTACATGCATATGTATCAATAATCGTTGATTCTACCACCGCATAGTATACACATGTTTTTAGCCAACCGCCCCATATGTGATGGGATTAATTAACAAACTCAGATCAGAAAACATCCATCAAATTATCTCTTACCAAATATCCCATTTTGCACGAATTCCACAATTCCAGGCAACAGTACAAAATTATCTTTAAGTCAAAATGGACCGAAACATAAAGTATTCAAATCCCATTTTGAACCCTTTTTGTAATATTAGCACAACACATCTGTGTAAGTAGCACATTTTGTTTTCACAACCATAAAGTATGGCCCAACTTAGGATATAGATCAACCAAAGTGGGTCCAGCATAACAGGGTGCATGCACAACAACAAAATATCTGACGCGAAACATGTTTATTATATACTCAGTTTTCATCCCAATTTATTCACACGGCGGCACGTGGCGACCCCTATCCACAACCACCCCCATCACGCCACACCATTGCAACACCCCCACAGCATGGTGCAGCCACCCCTCACACAAGCCCCTCTCACCCTACCCTCACACCATCGACAAGTTGCACCCCAACGTTATGAAATTCTGGAGTCCCGCCCCCAAACCTCAAGTTTTTGAAACCTGGCGGCAGCAAAATGTGGTCATGACCATTGGAGaatataatttttttttcttcCGTTCCAACGCACGGGCCAATTTCCTGGTAATAATAAAATGGGCTATTGTTTCTGGCGGTACGTCATGGGGATTGCCCTCAAAGTTACAAAATATTACCCAACAATGCCAGTTATAAATGATAAAAATGTTCTACACAGGGGAATCCCtcgcctgggccggcccatgcaaTAGGGATCTCCTATGCTGCGCTCTGCACGTTGGGAGAAGACGCAACGCGCCCGTTTGGGCCAGCTTGTTTTTAaaatttcatttttattttttaaatttgaagtttttgttttttctactttaaataattttgggacttcaaatatttttgaaaattaaaAAATGAGAATTTTACAATGTTTAATAAATAttaaaatgtttgtggattcaaaaaatgtttgcttaTTCAAAATATGCTCGAAATTCAGAACCCAAAATTTCCggaaataaaaaaatgttcatgattttttaaaacttcatgcattaaaaaatattaatgaaattgaacaaaattttgccaattcaaaaaatgttcatgaatgggaaaatatcctaaaaattcaaaaattgCTCACGACATACAAATAGTTTATTTATTCATAAAATTCTCACTGATTCAAACAATGATCATGCATTTCATAAAAAAATGTTAAATcagaaaaatgttcgtgaatttaaaATTTTGTTTGACCAATTTTCAGAAAAATCTTCGCATATTCAAGAAAATAGTTTAACAAAATcttcacaattttaaaaaatgtttgtaaatagtATGAAATGTTCATGAACTCAAAAAATCttattgattttagaaaatgtttgaaattttgtaaaagtgttcagaatttgaaaaatgtttcggATTTCAAATATGTTCAAGACTTTAAAAAAATTCTCATTATTTTAAAAATTAttcatgatttcacgaaattgagagtgatagtgtatctcggtgatgcagcaaaatgtggtcATGATCATTGGAGATTATGATTTTTTGTCCCGTTGCAACACACAGGCCCTTTTGCTAGTATGGACCTAAATGGTTACTTCGGAAACTTGCACGGTCAAATCTATTTATTTTTTTGTGAGAGAAATTTCCAATATATTCATCAATCATGGTAGTACAGAGAACACTAGggataataaaaattacaaccaggtttatggaccacctagcgacgactacaagcactataTTTAACACGTGATTTACCATATTTCCTCTACTTTTGGTCAACAACTTAACATCTCTACTTGGTTGATAGTCTGTTCTGTTGTTTCAACTGGAAGACTTTGATTAtagttgatttttttttctttttgtaatagAAAGCTTCATGTTTGTTTACAAGTTTGGCTGGTGTTGTTTTGTGCATGATGCCTTAATTCGAATAGACAGAAGGCTAGGAGAGTAACTTTTAACTTCTCAGTATGTATGTGCATTTCCATTTCCTTGAAGATGTTTCCAATGTTTTGCTGACTTATATTCTGCTATCTGTGCTCTTTGTCAACTGGAACATTACAGAACAAGAGTACGCAGCGCGAGTTGATTAGGAAGACTAACAGATCATAGGTGATCTCTTTCCTGCTCGGTGAGATGTGTTTAATCAGTTATTGCTTACTGCCGTTGATGGATGGACGTTTGCATCATCATCAGAACGTTTTCTTTTGATCCACCTTATTGTATGGATAAGTCGGGCGACATTTTCCTATATGTAGCTCTGTATTTCTGACCTATTTAGTTTGTGATCAGTTATAGGTGAACTGGGAGCCCCTTCTACTTTTTAAACTCAGGTGTGGTGGTTTCGTCAGCGTTACAACAGCACGACATTCGGTTGCGAGAGGAGGAAGATGGTAAACCAGAAAGCTATGACAAAACATGACCAAGGGCTGCAATGCTGTCTTGTGGTGATAAGAGTATAGCATGATGATCTACTACTAACTTGCAATATTACCTTGATAACGCATCTACAAGGATCACACTGATTTTAAGAATGCAACAATCAAAATTATAAATAGCGTCCAAGGAGCTAAACACTTGAAGCACAAAGACATAAGGACATTGACATGGATATAGCTCTGATTTTATTGCTAAATGGATTTTAACGAAGACATTTGCCTCACAAAATTTATCTGGAAGCTCACTCTAGAGAAAACAAAGGCCCCTCTTTTTGCTCAAATGTACACTCACATAAGCTGATTCTGAGCTCAACAATGACCAAATCCAGCAAAACAACTGGGAAGGCATCTATCCAGCACTGCAATTGAGGAACTTCCACTGTAAAGAGCAAAAATATAAATCAAATAAATATGGTTTTAATCATCCGTGAAAGCTAAACCTGTGATTCTTTACCTGAACCTGAACCTGGTCAAGATCATACAAGGTAAGATGACAATGACAGCACAGGCAGTAAAAAAACATCTTCAACTTGAAGGCAAGAACATACTACTGTACAAATGACCAACATTAGTGTCccccaaaaaggaaaagaaaagcgaCTTACTATCCTACCAAAATAATATAATTTACACGTGGACTAAAACGCCGCGGGACAAATGGACAATAGTTACAGGCCATGCAACATGCGTGGAACCAGCTAATCAGCATAACAATGCTCCCAGGCTGCCAGTGTATGCAGTTCAGCACTTCAACTTTGCTCTAGTCAAGAAAAAAGGCCACCATATCTTTCAGGCTGCTCTTCTTTTTCGCCACAGGTGCCCCCTGCACTTGTGCTACAGTCTTCTGCCAGTCGTTTTTCCGCTGCGACGCAAGATTCACGTTCACGGTCCTCGGTACCACAGCCTCGGGTTTATTTTCATAGGCTGCAGGTTCACTATTCCACAGGGGTCCGAGCAATATGTTCATCATATCCTCAGCAACATCACCGGTCATTTTGATACTTGGTGGACGCTCTGGTTTTTCATGTCTCTTGTTCTTGTCTACTCTGCACTCGCTTGGAGTTTCATCTGTGGTAGTAGCTGTTGTGCACTGCATCAACCCCTTTGTTGACCAAGTGCTTGATATTGATCCTCCTGTATCAACAGGAGTAGAGACTGGAGGCCGTGGAGGACGCTCTTCATAGCGGGCCGTCTTTGTGGTCCGTATATCTTGTAGCTTCTCTTTATCAGCATTTACAATCTGCATCATGTAAATGCATCAGAATACCTTCGGTGGTATACTTAGTTACTCAAAGCAAAACTTCGAACAGGATTGCTGGTTTGCTAGGCAGCCAGAAAATGTAAAAAGGGGGCGAAAAGGTGGTAAATTATTTTCTGCCACACAATGAAATTAGGACCTCAATTCTATGGGGAAGATGTCATTAGCACTCAGAATAAGTCTCCTATTAAGCTTCAGCTTTGGCAGAGAAGTTAGAAATGATACATCATGCTTAATCATGTCTTCAAACTAATGATAGGACTGGACTGAAAAACAAGAGTTTGCCTACATCGTGCATGTTTGTCTCTTGAGAGTTGCATGCACAAATATTATCAAGGTGCAAGCCAGATCGGTCCATGAAATGTATTCACTAGGGTCACTCCTAAGCATAATGGGGCCATTGCCTATTGGCAAAGGTCATTTTTTTTCTAATTATTTCTATAAAACAAGTAATGAGTTGTACTAGATCTGCCTGCATCAATCAAAAATAAAGCTAATAAATTGGCACGCAGTGCATAATTCTCAGATGTTCAGTGAAGTAATGAACAGGAACCAGCGTATTTTAAGGGGAATTGCATAACAACACCAGAAGATGTGTCAAACCTGAAGACAAGTAAAACAACAAAAATGCAAAAAGAATTATGGTTTACCTCTTCAGCTATGCTCACAAGATCTTCCACAGTAAGCTCTATCTCATCATCAGTTGTACCTGATGACAATGCTTCTGATCCAACATTATCCGGCTTTTGTTTCTTGCTATTCTTCGGAGCAGCTCTGCAAGTCACTTTTGTCACATTCTTACGAGTTGTTTTCTCAATTTCTTCAAGTTCATCTTTGGAAGAATAATCAGCACTGTCACGCTTTCTTCTGTTCTTCTCTCTACCCTGACATCGTTGCAAAGTTCTGGAATTGCCAGCACTAAGCTCCATCTCATCATCAGTTATTCCTGATGACGATGCATCTGATCCCACATCCTCCAGCATCCGCTTCCTGCTATTCTTCGGAGCAGCTCTTCCCCTAACTTTCCTCTCATTCTTACAAGTTATTTTCTCGATTTCACCAAATTCATCCGTGACAGCACGATCAGCATCCTTGCTCTTTCTCCTGGCCTTTTCTTTACCCTGGCATCGCTGCAACGCCTTCAGTCCACCAGCATCCTCTGGATCCACAATTTTTTTCTGCCTTCTGATGGGCTTAGCCTGATCCAGAGCCCCTGATCCCTTATCAGATTCCGCCGACTGCTTATTCCGATGCTCAGTCTTTGACACTTCATTACTTGAGCACGGCTTCATCATCCAAGCAGGTAGACATCGCCGATTATCAGGGCATGCTTCAGCCATCTTCAAAGGCAGGCCAACAGAGTATACACAATCCCCTGAATTTGAACTACCCAGTCTCAGTAGAAAAACGAATCAAGAAATTGATCGCAATTTTCTGAACGAGACGATCTGAAACAATAGCCACCAGCACAAGAATTAGATCCTGAATAAACTACATGTCGAATTTTCTCATcgtaaagaaagaaagaaacaaggCGAAGTAAAAGGAAGGGGGCCCTAGCCCGATCCGACCCTAGAACCCAAGAAGCGCCAATTTTCCCCGCTCTGAGGGCCCCAAGATCCCATCTTTCCGACGGGGCGACGCCGGAGGACTCACCGGCATCTGACCCCGCCCCCACCTTCTTCTTAGCTGGTTGAGGGGAGAGGGAAAGCGAGGAAAGTCGGGTGTGCCGCGTGGCCGTGGCCGTGGGATTACCTCAATCAAGGAGCCTACGTGGCCAACGGTGCGGTATGTGATTGCCGCAGTGGTTGGTAGGAGCTCCGGTCGGTGAGGCCCTACGGCGGGGCGGAGCGGCTCGCCCAAGGCCGGCGGAGGACGAGACGACGGATTGGGATTTGGAAACTGTTTATGTTGCCTTGACCAGAGACTTCGAGAAAGGAAGGGGTTCATGGATAACTTGAAAGTCGGAGTAATTAAAACGGCCCCAACGGCTCGTTGTCCCGTTCGTATTGGTTAACTTTTCGAAGGTTAATTTTTTTTAGGGTTCAAAATTTCTAACATTACCCTTTTTTTTCCTTGCGGGATTTTTTTTCTCACCCGCAAAAAAAGGGTATTGAACTACAAGAACATCCTATATTTAAGTTACAGAGTAGTATCATATTTGTACGATCCAAATAATCAAACTTTCACGATGCcatttttttattccttttgttTCCAGAGCTTGTATCTTTTTATATATTAcattatacttcctccgtcccataatataagacattttttagtTCAATAGTACTTCTTTTTGTGGGTGAGTTGAAAAGAAAAAATATAGGCATTTTGAACATTTTGGGTCTAAGATTCTATAACTTTTTATCAGTTCAACACTTTAATATATGTGCATCCAACATTACAAAATATCTACACTTTCAAGGATTTGTTCCATAAATAGATAGGTATTATATTGAATTACCAATCAACAAACGTGTCCAATTTGATTATGTCAAATTGCCAAACATCAAATGTCAGTGAAGAACCAAGCAAGGCTAAAATATACGACGGTGCCTTACATATCATGGAGTCGTTGGCGAAAGAGTATTTTGGACTTTGGAGTTGCCAGAAAAGTACCGACAGATATATGTTCTTTCTTTTCTTCTACTCCAAGGTTCTGACCGAAACCACCACGAGGGCGCATCACCGAATAAAGCCCATGCAACACCAGACTGATGGAGAGGCTGATTGGGGGCGGCCTAGTTGTGGAGGAGTTGGGGGCTGTTGTGGGATGGCGGACGATATTGATTACACTGTAAGAGAATTGCTCTGAATTACTATACATGAAAGTGCATTTATCACTTAATGgttttttggtgtgatgacaatgtggttagtggaactaatgaCGGCTGCTAAGATTTATCTTAGGTCAATGGTTTTATGGATATTTATTATGGAGATGGTTGACCCCTCACTTCAAAAAGATCAAAATGCTTGGTTTTCCGATGACTTCGGTTTGATTTGAGTCATAGGATCACAACACTTTCAATGAGGTCAAGGTGAAAGATTGACGGTGTGGGAACACATGAAACTCATACACTTGCCTTCCTACACCTACCACCCGAAAGGGAGCTTGCTATCCACCTTTTCGATTCCTCCTAGTACTCATAGGGAATGCCTATAGCCTATGGAcaaccccgtgcgcacggactaGTTGATCCTATGCGCATGGGGTACTGCCCTCACCTCTGAACACCGCGTGTGCATGGGgtctgatagaggcgaaggtgtcccaatctttcgatgggGATAACTATCGTTTTGAGTGGAGTagattttgacgatccgactactaACGTGCGAAGATGACACGACTTAGGGTCATAAACCAACTCCAGGATAttattgaccatgccagagcatGATCAACTTGACCACAAAGGTCTAATTGTGGCACGCAAACGAAAAATAAACAAGAACTAAAATTTGCAACATGAATATTACGAATtaatatgaaagctttattgatgaagtgGGGTTCTGTGAACAACCTGGCCTAGTTGTTGGACACAAAAAAGGTATGCGAGTTGCAACTATGGTGAACTTCAATCTGACAAATTTCAAAGATAAAATGACGCCCTAAGGCCTGTATTTATAGGGAGACTAAGGGGAATTTCGCCCACCCTTGACAAGGAGGGACTAAAATCCATCCTATGTCGTTTTCCCTACAAATATGGACTCTAAAGCCAACCTATAAGTAATATTTCGAAATACATGGGtatggcccaaaaataaggtggcgcaacacctatAGAAAGTTACAGGCAAAATTTATGAAAGGACACCTTGTATATTTCGTTCAGATTCTTGTACATGGTGACTTCAAAGTGCTGAATCTCTAGTGGAAACTCCGTTCTGTTCTCTTCACGCTCGCCTTCTTCTCCATGTTTGATTATGCTCCAATGTTTACCCCTTTTATcaatgctaggcccttcattcgtaagcaacacaaatgtatccaatttagacaaCATCATATTCACATAaacattagaaacattaccaagaaatgaacgtacctgataatttaattcgCGTGCGCGAGCTCTACTAATTGATCCAATATGTGTAGCAGCAGGGGCAATTGGTGTAACTGTGGTAGCGATGTCCTCGCCAGGGTCTTTGAACCCATGCGCACAGGGTACTACACTCGCCTCTGGACACCTCGTGCGCACGGGCCAACTATGAAGGGGTCCAACGGTTGGAAACGGCTATGTGGAGATTAACTCTACCTAAGCACCCTTATTCTACAAACCCTTACACTTTAGGGCCCAACATATTTTCATATGATAGGCACATCATATTAGCAGGGGATATGATGAAGAAATAATACACTTGAAAACAAAGAGGATGAGAGATTCAAAGGTTTGACATGCATGGATGTTGGAGTGGAATGCCTATTGAACTCACACAAGACTTGGAACTCTCCCTTATAAGTGGTTATTTGAATTGAAGCATTTGAGTGAGATGGTGGGATAGGTGAGGGTATATATAAACTAGACCCGGAATTTTAATTGTTACACACTTCTTCATATAATTCGGAGGCACTGAATGATCAATTTGAAGGATCAAAATCAACAACAAATCGACAACTTTCAACTGGCTTAGAGGGTCCAACCTAAAGTCACCTAGATGCTCCGACCGACACTATTCCACATGTGCACACTATCAGAGATGTTTGAAATATTTGACCAAGGTGGTTTGGAATTGCTGGGCAGTGTGCAGAGGCTTGCACAAGTGCTCTTTGTGGCTTCAAATGGAGTTGTCCGGGAGGCTCCATACAAACTAGGATTTGCAACAACTATCTAATTGAATGGATTGATGGGTCCTTATATACCCTACAAATATCTACAATTCTTGTAGTTTTCATATTATAATCCTATCAAACATGCAATGTTTTATCAATTATTTGGATTAACAAAATAAAGTTTCAAAGTGCTAGTTGgtgttttttgtgtttttggttACAGAAAAAGTTCCGCACTTAAAAAGATAGAGAAAATTGAGCGAAAGTTTCTAGGACGAAAGAAGATCATGCACCATTGTCGCTTGGAAAGATGCTATTACTTGTTTTTTGTCTATTTTTCCTGGTGAAAACAATCTTGTCTTTACTTTTACGTGTATTTTCATTCTTACAAATATATTTTTTCCATAATACAAAAAACACTTCAAACCATATGATACACGCGTAATTTGTTACAATCAGCAAACTAGTGAGATTGATAATTTCACTAGACTTGTTAGAACACAATTTCAACCAGGGGAAATTTTGCTACTTGCTTCATACCCTTACACTTGGGGCCCCAACACGTTCAACAAAGAATGATTTCCTTGGAGCAACTAACTAGCAGATCTGGCTTGGAGGCTCCGAATAGTGTAAACATAGTGAAAGTAGCATCTCACGTAAACACAGTGCCATTTTATAATAAGCATATGCATATGAATTGAAC is from Triticum aestivum cultivar Chinese Spring chromosome 1B, IWGSC CS RefSeq v2.1, whole genome shotgun sequence and encodes:
- the LOC123121780 gene encoding uncharacterized protein — protein: MAEACPDNRRCLPAWMMKPCSSNEVSKTEHRNKQSAESDKGSGALDQAKPIRRQKKIVDPEDAGGLKALQRCQGKEKARRKSKDADRAVTDEFGEIEKITCKNERKVRGRAAPKNSRKRMLEDVGSDASSSGITDDEMELSAGNSRTLQRCQGREKNRRKRDSADYSSKDELEEIEKTTRKNVTKVTCRAAPKNSKKQKPDNVGSEALSSGTTDDEIELTVEDLVSIAEEIVNADKEKLQDIRTTKTARYEERPPRPPVSTPVDTGGSISSTWSTKGLMQCTTATTTDETPSECRVDKNKRHEKPERPPSIKMTGDVAEDMMNILLGPLWNSEPAAYENKPEAVVPRTVNVNLASQRKNDWQKTVAQVQGAPVAKKKSSLKDMVAFFLD